In Candidatus Nealsonbacteria bacterium DGGOD1a, one DNA window encodes the following:
- a CDS encoding transposase — protein MRKEPFFVGDYVHVFNRGNRKMDIVRDNIDRWRFLSILRYFNDQRPSLNILRELLNTRLLRFDLNSAEKSYCFDWPKNWPPQKPLVRIVSYALMPNHYHLLLQEIDDGGISVFMKKLGNGFTGYVNIKYDEVGKIFQGSYKAKTVKNENYLQYLDAYIQVLNPFELLSPEFVIKSPRKAFLEVAANPFSSLGESLGLNNLQIVDRKSIEREIGLTSDREKYLKLINDIMAAGGLKKILGELLFD, from the coding sequence ATGAGAAAAGAACCGTTTTTTGTTGGCGATTATGTTCATGTTTTTAATCGCGGCAACCGCAAAATGGATATTGTGCGCGATAATATCGACCGTTGGCGTTTCCTTTCGATTTTAAGATATTTCAATGACCAGCGGCCGTCTCTGAATATTTTGCGCGAACTCCTCAATACGCGCCTGTTGAGGTTTGACCTCAACAGCGCCGAAAAGAGCTATTGTTTTGATTGGCCGAAAAATTGGCCGCCGCAAAAACCTCTCGTGAGGATTGTTTCATATGCTTTAATGCCGAATCATTATCATTTGCTTCTGCAAGAAATTGATGACGGCGGTATTTCCGTATTTATGAAAAAACTCGGCAATGGATTTACCGGATATGTCAATATCAAATACGATGAGGTGGGTAAAATTTTTCAAGGGTCATACAAAGCGAAAACCGTGAAAAACGAGAATTATTTGCAGTATCTGGATGCTTATATCCAAGTTTTGAATCCGTTTGAGCTTTTGTCGCCGGAATTCGTAATCAAGTCGCCGCGAAAAGCGTTTTTGGAAGTTGCCGCCAACCCGTTTTCCAGCTTGGGAGAGTCTCTTGGATTGAATAATTTGCAAATCGTGGACAGAAAATCAATTGAGCGAGAAATCGGCCTGACGAGCGACCGCGAAAAATATCTGAAATTGATCAATGATATTATGGCCGCCGGCGGTTTAAAAAAAATCCTCGGCGAGTTGCTCTTCGATTGA